The genome window TGAGGAGTTCCGCCACATCGTCCACAATCCTCTCTATAGTGACTTCATTGATAACTCCGGAAGGTTTGGTTAAAACAGTGGTGCCAATCTTTATCACTACTCTCTTTTTCATTTTTTTAATTTTCTCCTGATCGCCTGAAGTAGTTCTTTTATACCTTCCCTGGTAAGAGCTGAGATGGGATAGACTTTCTTTTTAATCCGGGAACTAAATTTTTTTAAATTGGTTGCTGCGGAGGGAATGTCCATCTTATTGACAACAACTATCTGGGGCTTCTTCAGCAGTTGGGGATTGAAAGCTTTCAATTCTTTATTAGTTGCTATATAATTGTCGAAAGGGCTCGCGCCTGCATAGCCCTGAATGTCCACCAGGTGAACCAAAACTTCAGTCCTTTCGATATGGCGTAAGAACTGGTCACCCAAACCCTTACCTTTATGGGCATCGGCAATTAGTCCGGGAATGTCTGCTACTATGAAACTTTCGCCTTCGCCAAGCCAGACTACTCCCAGGTTGGGTGCTAAAGTAGTGAAGGGATAATTGGCAATCTTTGGGCGAGCACTGGAAATAACCGAAAGAAGGGTTGACTTTCCGGCATTAGGATACCCCAGAAGACCCACCTGGGCAATCAACTTCAATTCCAATTTTAAAGTGACAGTCTCTCCAGCCTCACCTTCTTCGGCAAAGCGTGGAACACGCTCTCGGCGCGACTTGAACTTCGCATTGCCCCTTCCACCCCGACCGCCGCGTGCCACAATGACACTCTGTCCCTCATTCACTAAGTCACAGATTACTTCCTCTCCCTTATAGACAAAGGTGCCCAAGGGTACCTTCAAAATTAAATCTGCTCCCGCCTTCCCGAAGCGATTGTTTCCCGACCCGTGTGCGCCTTTTTGGGCTCGATAATGGGGCTGGCGGGAGAAATCGAGGAGAGTCTTGATGCTGGAGGAGGTTACCAGAAGGATGTTACCACCTTTTCCGCCGTCTCCTCCATCCGGACCGCCGCGAGGAATAAACTTCTCGCGTCGAAAGGAGACACAGCCATCGCCCCCATTTCCGGCTTGTACAAATATTTTCGCCTGGTCAATGAACATACAAGCCTTCTTTACTGGTAAACGCTGACTCGTTTCCTTTTCTTACCAAAACGTTCAAAACTAACCCTGCCTGAAATTAAAGCAAACAGGGTATCGTCACTTCCCTTACCTACATTAAGTCCCGGGTAGAATTTCGTGCCTCTCTGACGAATTAAAATACTACCTGCCGATACAAATTGACCGGCAGAAGCCTTCAATCCCAATCTTCGTCCTGCACTATCCCGGTTATTTCCTGTAGAACCTTGTCCTTTCTTGTGAGCCATAAAAGCCACCGCCTTTTAAAGTCAGACTTTTTTTATTTCCTTTATTTTTACTACCGTATATTGGTGTCTATGCCCCAGTGTTTTCTTATAGTCTTTCCGCCGCCGTTTCTTAAAAACTATAATTTTCTTTGCCTTAAAATGCCTTTTGACCTCTGCTAATACTGTTACTTTATCAATGTAGGGCCTTCCTATCTCTACTTTTTCACCATTTACCAACAGGAGGATATTATTCAATTCGATAATATCTCCGGGTTTCTTACTAGTCTTCTCAATATTTACCAC of bacterium contains these proteins:
- the obgE gene encoding GTPase ObgE, encoding MFIDQAKIFVQAGNGGDGCVSFRREKFIPRGGPDGGDGGKGGNILLVTSSSIKTLLDFSRQPHYRAQKGAHGSGNNRFGKAGADLILKVPLGTFVYKGEEVICDLVNEGQSVIVARGGRGGRGNAKFKSRRERVPRFAEEGEAGETVTLKLELKLIAQVGLLGYPNAGKSTLLSVISSARPKIANYPFTTLAPNLGVVWLGEGESFIVADIPGLIADAHKGKGLGDQFLRHIERTEVLVHLVDIQGYAGASPFDNYIATNKELKAFNPQLLKKPQIVVVNKMDIPSAATNLKKFSSRIKKKVYPISALTREGIKELLQAIRRKLKK
- the rpmA gene encoding 50S ribosomal protein L27, producing MAHKKGQGSTGNNRDSAGRRLGLKASAGQFVSAGSILIRQRGTKFYPGLNVGKGSDDTLFALISGRVSFERFGKKRKRVSVYQ
- the rplU gene encoding 50S ribosomal protein L21 codes for the protein MYAIIETAGKQYKVEEGSVVNIEKTSKKPGDIIELNNILLLVNGEKVEIGRPYIDKVTVLAEVKRHFKAKKIIVFKKRRRKDYKKTLGHRHQYTVVKIKEIKKV